The nucleotide sequence AGACCAGGCCGAACGGGGCGCGCTGGTAGGTCCGTGCCATCGCCGTCGCCACCGCCATCGCCTGGCGCCCGCCACTGCCGGTGTCGCCCACGGCCACGAACGAGAGCTGGTGGCCGGACGTCTCCCACGCCATCGGCGACAGCAGCATCTCCGGGGCGGGACCGGGGATGAGGTCCTCGCGGGCGAGCAGGGGCCACACGTGCTCCCCCAGGAGGGTGACGGCAGCTGCCGATCCGGCCAGCCCGGCGGCGGCGGCGAGGAACTGCCGGCGGGTGACCCGGTCGATCATGGTCGCCGCCGCGGCGGCGCCGCATCGGCCGTCTCGAGCGATCCAGGCACGCAGGATCGACGGTACCGGCACGGCGGCGGCGACGGGTGCCGCGACCCGGGCGGGCCGGGCGGGCGTGGACCGAGCGTGTCGTCGGCTCCCGACCCGGCGGACCAGCCGTGCGCCGCGGCCGCCGCCCGGCCCGGCCCTACAGGTCCAGCAGCTGGTCCAGGCCGACGGTGAGACCGGGGCGGTCCGCCACCGCCTTGACGGCCACGAGCACGCCGGGCATGAACGAGCTGCGGTCGTAGGAGTCGTGGCGGATGCTGAGGCTCTGGCCCGTCGTTCCCAGCAGCACCTCCTGGTGGGCGACCAGGCCGCGGAGGCGCACCGAGTGCACCCGGATGCCCGCCGCGTCGCCGCCCCGGGCCCCGGCGACCACCTCGTCGGTGGTGGGGTCGGGGGCCCAGTCGCCCGACGCCGCCGCCATGCGCTGGACGGTGAGCATGGCCGTCCCCGACGGCGCGTCGACCTTGGAGTCGTGGTGCAGCTCGATGACCTCGGCCGTCTCGAACCACGGGGCCGCCATCTCGGCGAAGCGCATCATGAGGACGGCGCCGATGGCGAAGTTGGGTGCCACCACGCAGTTCACGCCGTCGGTGAAGTTGGCCCGCAGCTCGGCCAGGTCGCCGTCGCCCAGCCCGGTGGTGCCCACCACGGAGTGGACCCGGTTGGCGGCGCACCACCGCAGGTTGGCGCGGGCGGCGGCCGCCTGGGTGAAGTCGACGGCCACGTCGGCGCCGGCGGACGTCAGCGCGTCGCAGTCGCCGGAGATCTGGATCCCGGCCCCTCCGTCGCCGATCACCTGGCGGAGGTCGATCCCCCGGTGGTGGGGGTCGACGGCGGCGACCAGCTCGAGCTCGGGGTCGTCGGCCACGGCTCGGCACACGGTGGAACCCATTCGCCCCCCTGCGCCGAACACTCCGACCCGGATGATGGGGGTCAGGCTACCTGGGCGACGTCGAGCTCGCCCGAGTCCACCGGGCCCACGGCGGCCAGCACCCGCTCGTTCCCGAGGACGGTGGCGGCGACCCGCTCGACGTCCTCCATGGTCACCGCCGCGATGCGCTCGGCCACCTGGTCGACGGTGAGCACCGTCCCGTGGACGAGCTGGCTGCGGCCGATCCGGCTCATGCGGGCGGCCGAGTCCTCCAACGACAGCGCCATCTCCCCGACCAGGTGGCCCTTGGCCACCTCCAGCTCGCGCGGGGTGATCCCGTGGCCGGCCATGGCGTCCAGCTCGTCGCGGACCAGGCCGACCACCTCGGCCACCCGGGACGGCATCGTGCCGGCGTAGACGGCCAGCGCCCCCGAGTCGGCGAAGGCGGCCCGGTAGGAGTACACGGAGTAGGCCAGGCCCCGCTCCTCCCGGATCTTCTGGAACAGCCGCGACGACAGGCCGCCGCCCAGGACGTGGTTCACGACGGCCAGGGCGTAGCGGTCCTCGTCGTGGCGGTCGAGGCTGCGCACGCCGAGCACGAGGTGGACCTGCTCGGTGGGACGGGCGTCGACGGCCAGGGCCCGGGGCGGGTCCACCGGCACGGCCCGGTCGGGGGCGGCCCCGCCCCGGGCGCCGGCGAAGCGGCGGGCCACGCCGTCGACCACGGCGGCGTGGTCGAGCTGGCCGGCGGCGGCGAAGACGACGTTGCCCGGCCGGTAGTGGTGGGCGTGGAAGGCGGCGATGTCCTCGCGGCTCATGGCCTCGATGGTCTCCTCGTCGCCCAGCACCTCGCGGCCCACCGGGTGGTCGGGGAACAGCGCCTCGGTGAACACCTCGTGGACGAGGTCGGCGGGCTCGTCGGCCCGCATCAGGATCTCCTCCAGGATCACCTGGCGCT is from Acidimicrobiales bacterium and encodes:
- the dapB gene encoding 4-hydroxy-tetrahydrodipicolinate reductase, whose translation is MFGAGGRMGSTVCRAVADDPELELVAAVDPHHRGIDLRQVIGDGGAGIQISGDCDALTSAGADVAVDFTQAAAARANLRWCAANRVHSVVGTTGLGDGDLAELRANFTDGVNCVVAPNFAIGAVLMMRFAEMAAPWFETAEVIELHHDSKVDAPSGTAMLTVQRMAAASGDWAPDPTTDEVVAGARGGDAAGIRVHSVRLRGLVAHQEVLLGTTGQSLSIRHDSYDRSSFMPGVLVAVKAVADRPGLTVGLDQLLDL
- a CDS encoding pitrilysin family protein, with product MIETTELGNGMTVVTERTQGMRSVSAGFWVGTGSRDEAPGMFGASHFLEHLLFKGTAARTARRIAEEVDAVGGDMNAFTTKEYTAFYLRVLDDSLGLGLDILSDILWSPAFRPEEVEAERQVILEEILMRADEPADLVHEVFTEALFPDHPVGREVLGDEETIEAMSREDIAAFHAHHYRPGNVVFAAAGQLDHAAVVDGVARRFAGARGGAAPDRAVPVDPPRALAVDARPTEQVHLVLGVRSLDRHDEDRYALAVVNHVLGGGLSSRLFQKIREERGLAYSVYSYRAAFADSGALAVYAGTMPSRVAEVVGLVRDELDAMAGHGITPRELEVAKGHLVGEMALSLEDSAARMSRIGRSQLVHGTVLTVDQVAERIAAVTMEDVERVAATVLGNERVLAAVGPVDSGELDVAQVA